Genomic window (Streptomyces sp. NBC_00078):
TGGAGATCGACGCCGAGGCGCTGCTGATGGGCAAGAACGGAGTGGACGGGGTCTACGACTCCGACCCGAAGCGCAACCCGGACGCCGTCAAGTTCGACTCCCTCGGCTACGGCGAGGTCATCACCCAGGACCTCAAGGTCGCGGACATGACCGCCATCACCCTGTGCCGCGACAACAAGCTCCCGATCCTGGTCTTCGAGCTCATCGCCGAGGGCAACATCGCCCGCGCCGTCAAGGGTGAGAAGATCGGCACGCTCGTGGGTGACCAGGACAACCGGGACTGACCAGCAACACCCATGGACCCTGACCGGGGGATGGACAATGTCCTGCCGGTCGGGAACCGTGCAGGAAGAAGACGCGACGCAGCCGGCCGCCGCCCCCCACCAAGGAACCGCAGCCGGGCCTTACTCAAGACACGCAGGAGCAAGTGGTGATCGAAGAGACCCTCCTCGAGGCCGAGGAGAAGATGGAGAAGGCCGTCGTGGTCGCCAAGGAGGACTTCGCCGCGATCCGCACCGGTCGTGCGCACCCGGCGATGTTCAACAAGATCGTGGCCGACTACTACGGCGCGCCGACGCCGATCAACCAGCTGGCTTCGTTCTCCGTGCCGGAGCCGCGCATGGCGGTAGTGACCCCGTTCGACAAGACGGCCCTGCGCAACATCGAGCAGGCCATCCGTGACTCCGACCTGGGCGTCAACCCGAGCAACGACGGCAACATCATCCGCGTGGTGTTCCCCGAGCTCACCGAGGAGCGCCGCCGCGACTACATCAAGGTCGCCAAGGCCAAGGCCGAGGACTCCCGGGTCTCCATCCGCTCCGTGCGCCGCAAGGCCAAGGACGCCATCGACAAGCTGATCAAGGACGGCGAGGTCGGCGAGGACGAGGGCCGCCGTGCGGAGAAGGAACTCGACGACTCCACCCACAAGTACGTGGCCCAGGTGGACGAGCTCCTGAAGCACAAGGAAGCGGAGCTGCTCGAGGTCTGATGAACGAATCTTCCTGGGGAGCGCCGCCCCACACCGGGTCACAGGCCGGGTACTGGGGGCCGACCGACCAGGGACCTGTCCAGGGGGCTGCCCCGGCGGGTCCCGCGTACGATGCGCCCAAGGCGCAGCAGACTCGCCCCATGCCCATCGTGCCCGAGGTACCCGCGTACGGCGGTGACCAGGATGACGACCGGGGGGCCGCTCGGCTGAGCGGCCCCTTGTTCCGCGACGAACCGCCGCAGTCGCCGCCCTACCC
Coding sequences:
- the frr gene encoding ribosome recycling factor; the encoded protein is MIEETLLEAEEKMEKAVVVAKEDFAAIRTGRAHPAMFNKIVADYYGAPTPINQLASFSVPEPRMAVVTPFDKTALRNIEQAIRDSDLGVNPSNDGNIIRVVFPELTEERRRDYIKVAKAKAEDSRVSIRSVRRKAKDAIDKLIKDGEVGEDEGRRAEKELDDSTHKYVAQVDELLKHKEAELLEV